The following nucleotide sequence is from Austwickia chelonae.
AGGTCTCGACCCGCAGCGTTCCTGGATCACCGAGATCGCAGCGATCCGATACGGCCCTGACTCGGAAACGGCGGCGAAACTCCTCCAGGAAGCCGTGCCTGGTTCGACCCTGCAACTAGAGGCGGGCAAACCGGGCACCTCCATCGACCTGCTCATCGGGATGAAGTGGGCGGGGCTCGGCCCGGCCGACAAGCTCACCCCGCAGGAGCCGAAGAAACCGCTCGGCCCCATCGAGGTCGAACGCCCCTGCATGAAGTGACTCAGTGGGGTCGTTCCCAGTCGGCGATCGGCCCGGGCCGGACGTCGAACACGGGGTGGGCCCGGGCCGAGACACCGACCAGGGTGGCTGCCCAAGCAGGATCACGGGCGGCGACCTTCGCCGACAGGTGCGCCCATTCGTAGGAGAGCTGCCCGTCGGTCAGTTCCATCCGCAAGGTCGGGTCGGCCAGGAGGACGACCCGGGAACGGTCGAATCGGTATCCCCGGGCGTCAGCGGCATCGGCCAGCCCGTGCAGCCAGGTCGTGATGCCGGCGATCGGGTCGCCCAGCGC
It contains:
- a CDS encoding pyrimidine dimer DNA glycosylase/endonuclease V: MRLWSVSPDQLDRAALVAGWREGLLAQKVLLGHTKGYRAHPQLQRFRALGDPIAGITTWLHGLADAADARGYRFDRSRVVLLADPTLRMELTDGQLSYEWAHLSAKVAARDPAWAATLVGVSARAHPVFDVRPGPIADWERPH